The nucleotide sequence cctccctccctttttgaataaagaagttGCATTAACTCTTTTCCAATCAAAATGAACTTTCCTTGAATCTAAtgagttttaaaaattaaaaccaatgttgTTTGGTCAGCTGTGTTTTTTTGGGGGGCTCTGCCTTGTATTTGGAACCAGATTAACTGCACATTTATGTCCAATATTCCATACACTTTACAGATttaaagaaaagctggatagcTTTTGGGAGTTGAGACAAACCACACCTTTTACAGATTTTGTTGTTGGGTACACTTTGCAGATCATTACTATATTTGTTTCAGGAGAGGGGCATTAAAGAGGAGAAGAGAGGTTTATTGATTTAGCAATCACCTTCATGCCAAATAGAGCCTTTAGGTACGTTCTTTAAGACGAGAAAAGTACCAGGTCATTGATGCAATGCTTCAGGACAAAGCATAAAACCATACTGGCAGGCCATCAAAAATTATATGCTTTAGGTGCAGCTGAACAATATTCATCACTGTGTCATAGCAAATGACTTGAAGGTCTAAAGTTCTCATGCTAAATTTTACCTTGACTGTTTTAAACATAGCACGCTAATGGGAGCAGATTGTCTGTTGTAAATTCTTAGCTTCATATTAGCCCAGACAGTGTTCTTATTCAGGAATGAAATATAATAGCTGCAACAAATGTCCTTTGGATCCTTCAATCTCATGATATCCATGACTAGTTTCTTGTGTTGTAGGAGATAACATTAACATTGCAATGTCAGGTAAAATACCCTATTGAAGGCAAGCTCACACCAAATGCTGCCATTTATAACCAACTGTCTAATCCTACTAATGGCATTTGTTTAGTGCTGTAGAATCCCCACATTACCATTGTTACTGGCACCGAAATTGTGTTATGGATGTTTGTACCTGATAGTCAATTCAGCTGAAGAATTGACTATTGCAAGTGTTTGCAAAATGTCATACATCTGCGGTTAATTTCTCTGATGTTTATGTTTTCTGCATGTCTGTTAGATAAGTGTTGGTCTCAAGTCTTATCTGTTGGGCTGACCTCTAATTGCACCATGGGAAATTTGTTGGGTTCAGAGCTGAGTGTCATGCCACTTTAATACTGCTTTTTCCAATATTAATTGTAATTCAGAAAGCAAAGGGATTAAAATTCATTAACGTCTTAAGATCAATGTCTTTCTTCCTTGCGTCTAAAAAATTGGTTTGAGATTGGTTAGTTGTGATGGCTACTCAATGGATCACAGCAGCAATCTGTGAGCTGACTAAATTAAAGGCACACATTTTCTGCAGTTGTATTGGACTAGGTATTGTCGTCAGGAACTAGTGCCTCTTTGGTTGGAATGAAATTGATACATAAGGAACTTGTAGTAAAGGAAAATTTGTTCAGGAAACAATGTCACAAATAACTTGAGCACTTTATATGCAACACTATATGAAGAGAATTTGACATTTTTTCAACAAATCTTAAAGAAAGTTGACTTCAGAAAATTCTAAAACTTTGAGAAGTATTTCTAGTTCAACACACAAGCATTATTAAATTATATGGTTACCTGTACTAATGATGTCACTTGGTAATTTGTTTCCACAAAACCTGAGAACACACAAAATAGGAAGATTGAAATTGAGCAGTAGAAATGGATGATTCCCTAGTGAAAAATATAAACTTAAAGATGCAAATTGGATTTCCAGTCTACAAAATAATCAGAGACATATTTTGACTTGAAGCATATTTCCCAATGCAGAAACATTGTCTTTACATTACAGTCTTTACATATGTAATGTTTTTCAGGAGACAGGAATATATCTTGATTCTGgatttggaatcaattattaagcaGGTTACAACTGTTAGAAAAATTCAAGGTAATCTCAAAGTCAGCATTGCTACAGGAAAGGGTAATTGTGTTTAATCAATTTATTGGATTTTCTTGAAGGAGTAACATGATGTGGATAAAGGGGAGTCTGTAGACATGGATTGTGGATTTCTAGAAGTCATTTGACCAGATACAACATGAAAGGTTTTTGCACCAAGTAGAAACACATGATGTTGAAGGTAACATGCTAGAATGGATCAAAGTTTGTCCgactggctggctggcagaaaataGAATATGCATAAGTAGGTCATTTTCTGATTGATAGATGTGAAGTGTGAAGTTCCATCGAGGCTTTACAATTTATAATATTGACTTAGAGAAGAGAAAAAGAGGAGCAGGGTAACTAAATCCGTGGCTAATACAGAGATAGGTGAGTAGGTATGCTGTAAAGAGGATATAAAGAGGATACAGATAGACATAGATAGGTTGAGAGGGCAAAAATATggtaaatgaagtttaatatagGAAAATATGATatctggcaggaagaataaaaaagagtATTAGCTAAATGGAGAAATCTGAACAGAATTCCAAGGTGTAGAGGGATTTAGGTATTCTAACACATGAGTTACAACATGTTAGTGTGTTGGTACATCAAGAAATTAAATTGACCAATAGAATGCTATTGTAAGTAATTAGACGAATTGAATGTAAAAGTTAGGAAGCtatgcttcagttacacaggacattggtgagaccaaatttTGAATACAGTTTATAGTTTTAGTCTTCTTATTTCGAGAAGAATGAAAATACATTGATGGTGGTTCTGAAAAATATTACTATATTGATATCTGGACTGAGTGGCTTGTCTTATCATAGAAAGGTTGGAGAGACTAAGCATgcattctctggaatttagaaataTAAGGTGTGGTTTGATTGAATTCGATAAGAtcttgaatggtcttgacaaagtGAACCTGGAAAAAGTGTTTTCTCCTGTGGGCCAGTAAGAGCTAATGgctctgttttaaaattaggtgtCACCCTTTTATGAcagaaattagattttttttctctcagaaattGTGCGACTTTGGAACTCCACCTTAGAAGGTGGTGGACACAGGTTCACTTAAAATTTTTAAGGCAAGAAGAGACAGATTTttgttaggcaagggaatcaaagattgTTGGAAGCATAGATATgtgaaattcaaaacacaaactatgatcttattgagttgTACAATCAGCATAAGGGGCCGAATGGTCCAATTATGCTCCTAATTCATCTATTTCTATGTTTATTTAAAAGCAAAAACTAAATCTATGTGAAACTGGAAAATTTGATATTTACCCAATCTCACTGTGTTACCACAGTACTGTTCTCATATATTATTATCCCATCATCCCAATAAACATTTACCTGCCAACAAAGCCTAGCAAATCATCATAACTGTCATACACTTCAAGGTAGTCAGATAAGCAAGATGGGTCATCTTCTATATCAAATTCGAGAAACTGTAAATGGATGCGTTGCTTGTATTTAAGTCGAATGTGCCAGTAACAGACTTGTTGATCCTCATAGTCATCTGGGAAATTTGGGGACTTAATAATCCGTTCTGGATTTGTTAGAACACCGCCACATTGTTTTGCTGAAAGTAGAAAATATAGGCAAAGAGATTATACTCTGCAAAAAACTTGAAACATTCTTCTATGAAATATATTGTCATGGTAACAGATCATAATTCTGAATTATTTATGGACATATTTGAACTTTTAAGTCTGACAAGTTGCTTCAGTTCTTTGTTGAAAAAGGGCATACGAGCCAGACATGGCTGTATTGTAATTCAGCGGCTGTCTGGAATGTTCCTGTTTGGATTGCCCTCAGCGTCAATACAGACCGTGGAATATTGAATAAAAGGATGTCAAAGGATTGCAAAGAAACACTACAAAAGAAACGACACAATGAAAAAACCTGAACCATCTCCATGTATTACACCCCCAGATGATGGATGTTATGTGAGAGATTAGAAATACAGTGTGGGCAAAAGAGATGTCTGTGCTGTAACTGCCAGGAATATAAAAAAGATGAGGTTAAAAGCCATTATTGCATTTCTTGTGAAATGGAAAGATTattaatcagcaagggaatcagGGTTACGAAGAAAATGgagctatcagatcagccatgatctcattgaatgccaAATCAAACTCAATGGGCCACCTTCtgcttctcctgaagaagggctcatgcccgaaatgtcgattctcttgctccttggatgctgcctgacctgctgcgcttttccagcaacacattttcagcaccttctGCTTCCCCCATctaaggctgtgtgtgtgtgtgtgtgtgtgtgtgtgtgtgtgtgtgtgtgtttagactGTCATTCTGGTGTTACAAGGATAAAGTATGGTGCTGTGATGGTAACAGCTAAGGACATCCTTTGAGTTTGAAAATAAGAAGGATACAATGggaactctgtctctctcactttctgaCTGCTGAAGCAAGTTACCAGCCAAAACCCAAACCGGATTACTCTTCCAGCAAACCAGAAAAATACACAATCACCAAAATAAATGGTCGACTACCAGAATCAATGCTACCAAAATTACCCAATTCAATGCCACAACATTTCACTATCTACTCCACAAGGACCTCTCAAAGGTTGATTgatttgtcttttttaaaaagttatcttTTTATTTACTACTTATTTCTCATTTGGGTTTATGTGGGTTGTCTTTTATTTTTCCTCATGTTTTTGTAATGAATAAACACACtctttgcatattaatcaattgaaacatgCACCTCATTTCTAACTGATTAAAGTTTCAACAGTCATCTTAGATGtgttgtaggtaatctaatctaattcatttGCATCAGTTgaatgaccctttgatcttttacttataaattctgtgtctatggtctatctctgactagcacctgaagaaggagcgagAGTCCAAAatcttgtattttcaaataaatctcttggacaataatctggtattgtgtgattcttgaccttatccaacacagtccaacaccggcacctccataatATGGAAAAGGATGGAGGTAAATGAGGAGTAAAGGTTTTATACAGGGGGATGTGGTTTGGCTGAAGTGGACTAGATAGGACTGCCAAAGGATAAATCAGTGCTGAATCAGTGGGAGATAACTAAAAAGTGAGAATCTAGGGCACAATGCAGACATGTCCTCTCCCAATATAAGAATGGTACTGCCAAATTTAGACCTCATGGTTGTCTAGAAAAATACAGGGGAAGATTAAGCAAAAAACAAGTTTATGATAGTCTCAAAAACTCAACACTGCAGATATTCTAGAACAGCAGAAAGTACAGGGATCAAGTGGAAAAGAAATGAGGAAATCAAAGAGAGGGCATGAACAACTATTAGCAACATGATAAAGGAAAACTCAAACATGTTTTACTAATAAATAAAGAGCAAAATGATAATTAAGGAAAATGTGGGGCCTACCAGAGATGAGAAAGGGGAATTGAGTAAAGATGCAGAGGATAtgggaagaattttaaaatcattttttgtTTCTGTATTCACAAGGAAAAAGATGATGTGGATATGGTTGTCTAAGAGGAATAGTGTGAAATATTGGACAAAATAATCATAACAAGAGAGAATGTGTTAGAAGTGTTGGAATCCTTAAGGTACCAGAGTCAGATGGATTGTTCGCTAGCATATTGAAGGGGGTCAGGAAGGAAATAACACGTGTTCTGAGGATTATTTTCCAACCTTCACtagacacaggtgaggtactggaggaAAGCAAACATTGTTCAGTTGTTTAAAAAGGGCACAAAGGAAATGTCAAACAATTATAGGCAAGTTAGCCTTACTTTGGCggtgggcaaattgttagaaTCAATCCTGAGGGGTTGGATAAACTGTCAGTTAGAAAGGCGTGGACtagtcagggatagtcagcatgactttgttaaTTGAAGGTCATacctaacaaatttgattgaaatatttgaggaagtgacaaggaggattgatgagggtaatgcagtGGGATgttatcaatgtggattttagtaaggcatttgacaaggtcccacatggcagaCTAGTCAAAAAAGTAAAAAAGCCCATGGGATGCAGGGTAATGTGTTGAAATGGATTGGAAATTGGCTGAGTAACAGCAAATGAGGGGAATGGTTGATGGCTGCCTTTGCGAATGGAAAGCTGTGTGAAGTGGTATTCCATAGGGTTCGGTGTTGGGACCCCTGCTATTTGTTTTCTACATTAATGAATTGGACTTTAACAGAGTGGGGTTACAGTTGGAATATTTATAGAcaaaaattggatgtgtagtggatatTGTAAAGGATAGCTGTAAGCTCCAAATTATTATAGATAGGCTGGTGACGTAGGCAGCAATGTGGTAGATGGTGTTCAACTATGATGAGTGTGAagtaatgccattagggaggttAAACAGTAAAAGGAATACAACAAAAAAATGAGAATATACTGAGAGGGGTAGATGAAGTAAGAGATCTTTGTGTCCAAGTGTACACGTCTCAAAAGATTGCAGTATGGTAGGTAAGGTTATAACAAAGGTATATAGAATGCTTTCCTTCAGTGGCAGAGGTAcaaaatacaaaagtagggatataATGATGAAATTGTATAAGACACTGctgaggccacaactggagtattgtgtgccagCCTGGTCACTACACTACAAGAAGGATGAAATtactctggagagagtgcagggaaGATTGACTAGAaagttgccagggctggagaattgtagCTGCAAGGAGAGATTGGAGAAGTTAGGGTTGTTAGCATTggaacagagaaagctgaggggtgacatgattgaggtatataaaattggGAGGGGTAATGATAGAGTAGATGGGGGAACCTGTTTCCCTTAGCAGAGAATTCAATAACCAGGGGTCAAAATTTCAAGctcagtggcagatggattatAGGGGACATAAGGAAAAGTTCATTtacgcagaaggtggtgggtatctggaattcactgcttgagttggtggtggaggcagagactcTCAACTTTTTTAAATACTACCTGGATGTGCACCTTAGGTGCTATAAGCTGCAGGGCTTTGGGCCGTATGCCGGAAGATGGGATTAGATGGCATCTGGGTGTATTTGGGCTGCATGGAGaaaagggctgaatagcccccttttgttctgtttcatttctatgattctaatcctGTGTGATTGTAGTGATGCTGTTATACTGTCACAATATGCAACAGTTGTAATTGGTTGCGTTCTTCATTGCTATTATGCAAATATTGATAACATTTTAAAGATTAAGAAAAGTGTAACTCTACTGAACAAACCATGTGGATTGTAGCAGTAAGCATCCCATAATTCTGATTTATTCACTCGATGTCCATAGTCAATTATACCAGTTTTTCCACCTCCACAGTTGGCTCCAGGTTTTACTATTGGATATCCAACTCTCCCTCCTGAAAGCCATCCAGCTGCACATACATGAAATCCTGCAAAATTAATAAACAGCAGAGTTAACCTAATTGGTGTAGGGTACTTCAATCAGTTTAAAGCAGGTCTACTGATTGGTCATTCAGGATTAttaattctgatgaaaggtcacagatTTCAAactttaactccatttctctcttcaGAGGTACTGCCCAGATCTCCTGggcatttccagtattttctgattCTATTTAGGATTGATTAGCAGTTTTTAAGTATTATAATCACAGCTGTTGATAATACTGGACCATTCAGATCTTAGAGtgaaacctgacttgatagaGAAAAAGTTTTTCTTTTCAAGTTTTGTTACCATGCTGCTCAATCATTTAACATATCAAGTAAACATATTCTTATAACAAAAGAACACAATGTTTTGacaaaagaaaaaataacaatAATCACAGATATGTGATAATTTAGATCCTGACATAAACAGCAAAAAGAATATTTTATCTCTTTTCctaataatattttttaaaaactctcaaCCCAACTGTAGTATCTCTCCAATCTTCAGTCTTTAATTTCTTATTTGTCTGATGAGGTTAGAACATTTTCCTTTCTGTGATAATGAGGTACACAGGAGGtggtgcatggtggctcagtggttagcactgctgcctcacagcaccatggtcccaggtttgattccagccttgggtgactgttttgtgaagttcacacattctccgtgtctgcatgggtttcctccaggtgctccggtttccttccacagtccaaagatgtgtaggttaggtgaattggccatgctaaattgcctgcagtgataggtgcattagtcaggggtaaatgtagggaaatgggtctgggtgggttgctcttcggaaggtcagtgtggatttattgggccaaagggcctgtttccacactgtagggaatcttatcttaTCTTTactaacatttctgaactgaaatATAAGAAACACCCTGTAAACTAAAACTGCAAGAACAATGTAAAGACCTCTCTTTGGCTCTGGATGTCTGGATTGCCACAAATTGCCTTTGTGTTAGTGATAGCATTGTTTTCTTAGTTGAAACCTGATTACAGCTCCTGGTCAGTCTTTCTGCATGGTATTAAAGTTCAACTATATCTTTTCACCAATTATCTATCACGTTTGAACTCATTGTTCAAAATTACCTCTGACCtttgttaagaccataagatttaAAGGAAACAAATCAATTATACAGAAATTTAGTTTACCTCTAAATCTAAATTGCCAAATGATCTgaatattttataaaccttgattaTATAAATATAAACACTGCACCTTTTAATTTTTCTATATTTTGAATTATGATATAAAATGGGGGAAGGATTACTTAAAAACCAGGTACTGTGGAAGGAATTGTGGCTGttctgaaaataaataatttattgtGTGTTGTATTTACACGACTGATTTGGAAGAAGTGGAGGTGAGATAAGATAGCATAGCACCTGGGAATGTGTCCAAAGTGATATTCAGCCAGCAACAggtagctgattggtttgtgcaatTGTGATCACTTGTGGATTTCAAAGGTCATCAACTTGATGAAAACTCTCTGGTTCCTAGTCAGCCAAACAGCTTGTGTGTATGGACAAGGTAGTGGCAGATGATTTTCCACATTGGAAGACGCTGGGGTCTCTCTCTACATCTGTTTTGAGACTGACAGTTATTCTCTCTCACCATTTGCTATAAACTGTTGATTCTAAAGTGACTACAAAACTGTGAAAATCAATGTTATCTTTGGCAAAGAACTGAGAGCCTGGAAGGATGGACATCAGAAAACAGAAGATTTTGTGAAAAAAATGGAGATGTCATAGAAGCCTCTAGCCTGGCACTACTGAAAGGTAATTTCACAGCATTTTTCCTCCATtcacaacatccacagttcttgtctgtctgtatgtatgtggagagattttaaaaggacctttGAGTTTTAACTAGTTGGGTCATATGTTGATAGTTCATAGCTGTTTACTTGTGAttagagtttactgatttgtaatagATAATTGTTAAGTACAGGAATCTAGTGAGCATGATTCCATAGATAGATAAATTGGGAACTTTGCATACCttgatttaaaatattaatttttctGGTGAACCATGAGTAATGGGGCTTGAGAATCAGTGCACTTTCCCAAAAGTCCTGGTAGTGCCAAGTTTCTCTGTCACTGGTGAACTGAAGAGAGGATGAGCATGGAACATAGCTAATGAGTTGAGCTGCAGGGAATAGTAGGAGTAAAAGTCACTACAGCTCATGAAGAGAAATAGACACGAATCTCTGAAATTAACACCTAGCCTTTTCGTATTGAAATTTGTTGTATTcaaatgtctagattacagatTACAAAGGACGTAAAAGCTTTGGaaaggctgcagaagaactttaTTAGAATTGTGCTAGGATTAGGGATTACAGTTACATGAATGGATAGGTAAACTGATTTGCTTTCCTTCAAGGAGAGATATCTAGAAGAGAAGTCTAAAGCTAAAGCAGAAAATgcttgaattccaggatgaaATACTAATGATCTGAAGCATTgactctttttctgtcttcacagatgctgcctgacctgctgattatttccagcattttgttttaatttcagaaaagTTGAGCTACCTGGACGATGACTGGGAAAAAAGGGATCAAAGATAAAAATAAGATTCAAAAACAAAGATAAGTAATTTTTTGAGCTATTTATCAGTGCGCATCTGGACCGATTCCATTCAACAGTTTACTTAATTATCTTCTTTCATATTGTTTTAATAACCAGTTACAATTTTAATCACACAGACATGAAACACCAATCCCCAAATCCACTCAAATCTATTGTACTCAAAATCATTATTTGAcaaaagatagaacatagaacattacagtgcaatacaggcacttcggccctcaatgttgcactgaactgtggaaccaatttgaaccctgtctaacctatactattttattctcgtccatatgtctattgaatgaccatttaaatgcccttaaagttagcgagtctacgactgttgcaggcagtgcattccacgccgccactactctctgagtaaagaaactacctctggcatctgacctatatctatcacccatcaatttaaagctatgtcccctcgtgctagccattgccgTCCAAGaagaaaggctctcactgtccatcctatctaaccctctcattatcttatatgtctcaattaggtcacctctcaaccttcttctctctaatgaaaacagcctcaagtccctcagccgttcctcataagaccttcagtccataccaggcaatatcctagtaaatctcctctacaccctttccaaagcttccacatctttgctTTGCTGGGTTTGGTGGAGTCTAAATAAATATAGAAGGTTTCATTTATAATTTTCATTAATCATTCTCCCGACTCTGAAGAGTCACTTTCAAAATCATCATGAGCAAATCCATAACTCAatggatttagagtcatagagatgtacagcatggatacagactcttcggtccaacccgtccatgctgaccagatatcccaacccaatcttgtcccacctgccagcacccgacccatatccctccaaacccttcctattcatatacccatccaaatgccttttaaatgttgcaattgtaccagcctctaccacatcctctggcagctcattccatacatgtaccaccctctgtgtgaaaacgttgccctttaagtctcttttacatctttcccctctcaccctaaacctatgccctctcgttctggactccccgaccccagggaacagactttgtctatttatcctatccatgtccctcataattttgtaaacctctataaggtcacccctcagcctctgacactccagggaaaacagcccaagcctgttcagcctctccctgtagctcaaatcctccaaccctggcaacatccttgcaaatctttgctgaagcctttcaagtttcacaacatctttccaataggaaggagaccagaattgcacgcaatattccaacagtggccgaactaatgtcctgtacagccacaacatgacctcccaactcctgtactcaatactctggtcaataaaggaaagcataccaaatgcctttttcactatcctatcgacctgcgactccactttcaaggagctatgaacctgcactccaaggtgtctttgttcagcaacactctctaggaccttaccattaactgtataagtcctgctaagatttgctttcccaaatacagcacctcgcatttatctgaattaaactccatctgccacttctcagcccattggcccatctggtccagatcctgttgtaatctgaggtaaccctctttgctgtccactacacttccaattttggtgttatctgaaaatttactaactctacctcttatgctcgcatccaaataatttatgtaaatgacaaaaagtagaaggaccagcaccgatccttgtggcactccattggtcacaagcctccagtctgaaaaacaaccctccaccaccaccctctgtcttctatctttgagtcagttctgtatccaaatggctagttctccctgtattccatgagatctaaccttgctattcagtctcccatggggaaccttgtcgaatgccttactgaagtccagctggatcccatctactgctctgccctcatcaatctgctttgttacttcttcaaaaaactcaatcaagtttgtgagacatgattttccacgcacaaagccatgttgacgatccccaatcagtccttgcctttccaaatacatgcacatcctgtgcctccaacaacttgcccaccaccgatgtcaggctcactggtctatagttccctggcttgtctttaccacccttcttaaacagtggcaccacgtttgccagcctccagtcttctggcacctcacctgtgactatcgatgatacaaatatctcagcaagaggcccagaaatcacttctctaacttcccacagagttttcgggtactcctgatcaggtcctggggatttatccacttttaaccatttcaagacatccagcacttcctcctctgtaatctgaacattttgcaagatgtcaccatctatttccctactttctatatcttccatatccttttccacagtaaataccaatgcaaaatattcatttagtatctcccccattttctgtggctccacacaaaggctgccttgctgatctttgaggggccctattctctccctagttacccttttgtccttagtatatttgtaaaactctttggattctccttaattctatttgccaaagctatctcatgtccccattttgccctcctgatttccctcttaagtatactcctactttctttatactcttctaaggattcactcgatctatcctgtctatacctgacatatgcttccttctttttcttaacaaaaccctcaatttctttcatcacccagcattccctttacctaccagccttccctttcaccctgacagcaatatactttctctggattcttcttatctcatttctgaaggcttctcatttacCAGCCGTCTCTTTGcccgcgaacatctgcctccaaacagcttttgaaagttcttgcctaataccgtcaaaattggcctttctctaatttagaacttcaattttttgatctggtctatctttttccatcactattttaaagcgaATAGAATTTGGATTTCTTTAATGTTTGTTAATATTCTGATTTCTTAAACATCTGTGTAAAAATCAGCATCTGTCATCTCAATTTGTACATTATCATTGCCACTTGCTTTCATTTCCAGTgttgtttaaaatattaaatatttcatGACAGACCACATTTAAAGTTTGTTAAGCCAAAATAAACTTATTTTTTGGCAATACAACTCAGCAGTTATATGTTCAGATGTTTTCCAAGTGTTTTGATTTTGTCTTTGTTCCTACCCACAAGAAGAATATTCAATGTATCAGATGGttttatggagtcatagaatcatactgcatggaaacaaacccttcggtccagtcagtccatgccgaacatgaacccaaactaaactagtcccacctgcctgctcctggctcatatccctccaaattttttccattcatgtatccatccaaatgtcttttaaacggaATTGtgaccacatccatcacttcctcaagaagtttattccacacatgaatccgcatggtggcactgctgcctcacagcgcctgagacccgggttcaattcccgactcaggtgactgactgtgtggagtttgcacgttctccccgtgtctgtgtgggtttcctccaggtgcaccggtttcctcccacagtccaaagatgtgtgggtcaggtgaattggtcatgctaaattgcccgtagtgttaggtaaggggtaaatgtagggtattggtgggttggtgtggactt is from Hemiscyllium ocellatum isolate sHemOce1 chromosome 7, sHemOce1.pat.X.cur, whole genome shotgun sequence and encodes:
- the tnfaip6 gene encoding tumor necrosis factor-inducible gene 6 protein — protein: MLLTFFFVLLWHETVAWGLKNGVLHNSIWLEQAAGVYHRESRKGKYQLTLKEAKVVCNYEGGTLATYKQLELAQRIGFHVCAAGWLSGGRVGYPIVKPGANCGGGKTGIIDYGHRVNKSELWDAYCYNPHAKQCGGVLTNPERIIKSPNFPDDYEDQQVCYWHIRLKYKQRIHLQFLEFDIEDDPSCLSDYLEVYDSYDDLLGFVGRFCGNKLPSDIISTGNVMTLKFLSDSSVTAKGFQLTYKAIMPSSPASTDRTEDSKSEINYTVS